In a genomic window of Plectropomus leopardus isolate mb chromosome 6, YSFRI_Pleo_2.0, whole genome shotgun sequence:
- the prxl2c gene encoding peroxiredoxin-like 2C: MAEAVSPITRQVTKENQEVWIPSVDYRLEDVEDCLIYDRQGVSAPFKKLYQDRKSVIIFVRNFLCYSCKEYVEDLSKIPKEALEDADIRLVVIGQSAHRHIEPFCSLTGYPYDIYVDPERCIYRKLGMKREEKFTDSANPSPHVKSGMFMGQMKSIWRAMTSPVFDFQGDLHQQGGAIIVGPGAHVHFSHFDMNRLDHMPINWLLQLAGVQQTLDFSNKPKTVHV; the protein is encoded by the exons atggctgaagcAGTTTCTCCAATAACTCGACAAGTAACTAAAGAAAATCAGGAAGTTTGGATCCCTTCTGTCGATTATCGCCTTGAAGACGTCGAAGACTGTTTAATTTACGACCGACAAGGAGTCTCTGCTCCCTTCAAGAAATTATATCAAGACAGGAAATCAGTCATAATTTTCGTGCGG AATTTCTTGTGCTACAGCTGTAAAGAATATGTGGAAGATTTGAGCAAAATACCTAAAGAAGCACTAGAG GATGCCGACATTAGGCTGGTTGTGATTGGTCAGTCTGCTCATCGTCACATAGAG CCATTCTGCTCATTGACGGGGTATCCTTATGACATTTATGTGGATCCGGAGAGGTGCATTTATCGAAAGCTTGGgatgaagagagaggagaaattTACAGACTCAG CCAACCCCAGTCCCCATGTGAAGTCTGGTATGTTTATGGGACAAATGAAGAGTATCTGGAGGGCCATGACCAGCCCTGTGTTTGACTTCCAAGGGGACCTACACCAGCAAGGTGGAGCCATTATTGTAGGACCAG GTGCTCACGttcatttttcccattttgacATGAACCGCCTGGACCACATGCCCATTAACTGGCTCCTGCAGCTCGCCGGAGTTCAACAGACTCTGGACTTCAGCAATAAGCCAAAGACCGTCCATGTGTAG